AACTAAAAGACTACACTTTTGAAGGATTTAATGGTCTTGCCCGCAAACAGCCACTGGTGGCGCTGGCAGTAACTATTTTCCTGTTTTCACTGGCAGGTATTCCGGCTACCGCCGGCTTCTTCGCCAAATATTTTGTACTGGCTGCCGCCATACAGCAGGGTAACCTGCTCTGGCTGGTGATTATAGCTGTACTCTGCGCTACTATCAGTGTATACTACTATTTCCGCGTGATCATCGCCATGTACTTCAAGCAAGGTGATCCCGAAGTTGAAAATATCTCCGGCGGCTTCAAAGCTGCGCTGATCCTGGCAGTAGCTATCGTGCTGGTGCTTGGATTGTTCCCTAACTTACTAATAGGCCACTTATAATATTTAGAGATTTATTTATTTTTTGATTTATTTATTTTGTTTCAAAGGAAGATATACCGCTGAAACAAAATAAATAAATCAAAAAATAAATAAATACCCAAATACTTATTATGTTAACTTTATTGGTATGCAATCTCTGGATATCTTTTCCCTGGCATATCGTTCTGTGAGTGGCAACAGGCTGCGCACGGGCCTTACAGTGGCTATCATTGCTGTAGGGATCACAGTACTGGTGGGCATCCTTACGGCGATAGACAGCATGAAAAATAGCATCTATACCAGCTTTGCCAGTATGGGCGCCAATAGTTTCTCCCTCCGCAACAGGGACATGCAGGTGCATATAGGCGATGATAATGAGAAGGCATCCAAAGGGAACAAGAATGTCAAAAAAGTAAAAAAATCCAATAGTTATAAACCCATTCGTTACCAGGAAGCCCTGCTTTTCAAACAACGTTATAAGTTCCCGGCTACAGTGAGCATTTCTTTCCGGGCCTCCGGTATTGCTACCGTGTATAAAGATGATAAGAAAACCAATCCGAATGTACAGGTGATCGGGGGAGATGAAAGCTACCTGGATATTTCCAATTATGAGATTTCAGCGGGACGTAATTTCAATTCACTTGATGTGGAATCCGGTCGTAATGTGGCTATACTTGGTAAGGATGTGGCCGAAAAACTATTCGGGAAGAAATTGAAAGATGTCGTCAATAATACCATCCGGGTAGGGGATATCCGTTACCGCGTGGTGGGGGTGCTGGCTACCAAAGGCAGCAGCAACATTATGAGTGCGGACAATGTGGTGATCACTACCGTGAATAACACCCGGCGGGTCTTTGACCGACCCAATGCCAGTTATCAGATAGGTGTGGCCGTTAAAGATATCAAGCAGATGGATGCGGCACAGGGAGAAGCCACCGGCGCTTTCCGTATTATCAGGGGACTGGCTATTAATGAAGAAGATAATTTTGTGATCAGTAAAAGTGACAGCATCGCAGAAATGTTGTTTGCCAGCCTGAGTAAAGTAAACCTTTTTGCCATCGCTATTGCCTTTATCACACTCTTTGGTTCTGCTATCGGACTGATGAATATTATGCTGGTATCTGTAGCGGAGCGAACCCGTGAAATAGGCGTTACCAAAGCATTAGGCGCCACCAGCCATACTATCCGTACCCAGTTCCTGTATGAAGCCATTATCATTAGTGTAATGGGCGGATTGATAGGTGTATTCATGGGAATGTTACTGGGCAACATTGTATCTGCATTGCTTAAATCCTCGTTTATAATCCCCTGGCTATGGATTCTTATCGGCGTAAGTCTTTGCGCAGCTGTTGGCTTAGTCTCCGGTATTTACCCCGCCTATAAGGCATCTAAACTCGACCCTATCATCGCATTGCGGTACGAATAAACCGCTAAATGATAAAATCCCAAAATCAATTTATTATCTTGTTCTTTTCCATCGTTATGTAAAAGACAAGTTATATGCCCTTATTGATTGTTATTGCGGCTATTCTGTTATTGGTAATATTGGTTACCTGGTGCCGCCTGAATACTTTCCTGTCTTTCCTGATTGTGTCATTGCTCATGGGCCTTGCGTTGCGCATGAATATCATGGATATTACGCAATCCATCACCACCGGTATCGGTAAAATACTGGGGTCGCTTATTGTGGTCATCGTTTTTGGCAGTATGCTGGGAAAGTTAGTGGCAGAAAGCGGTGCGGGACAGAAGATTGCGGGTGTGCTCATGAATATGTTTGGGCCGCGTTATATTCAGTGGTCATTAATGTTGACAGGTTTTATTGTAGGTATTCCGTTGTTTTACAACATCGGTTTTGTATTGATGGTACCGCTGATCTTTACGGTGGCTGCACAAACCAAGCTGCCGGTGGTATATCTCGGTATTCCTATGCTGGCATCTTTATCCGTAACACATGGTTATTTGCCGCCACATCCTTCGCCTACAGCACTGGTGCAACAGTTTCATGCCAGTATGGGGCTCACGTTGCTGTATGGTTTTATCGTTGCTGTTCCGGCGATTATCCTGGCGGGGCCTGTGTTTTCACGTTTTCTCAAACATTATAATACTTCACCGTCAAAAATGTTTGTGGTGGAACCCATGCCGGAAGATCAGTTGCCGGGCATGGGTGTAAGTCTTTTTGCGGCATTGTTGCCTGTATTGTTGCTGGCATTCACTGCTATTGCTAAAATGCTTATTCCGGAAGCCAGTATTTTTTATAGTATTGCCAACTGGCTGGGCGATCCGTTGATCGTGATGCTGCTGGCGGTATTAAACGGGATGTACCTGTTGGGCCTGAGAAGAAAGATGCCGGTGAAAAAAGTAATGGGGATCATGGATGATGCGGTACGCGATGTTGCCGTGATCATCCTGGTGATAGGTGGCTCCGGTGCATTGACACAACTGTTGCACGACAGTAAGGTAAGTGATTATATAGCCGTTACTTTACAGAATATGCACCTGCATCCGTTGTTGCTGGCCTGGGGCATAGCGGCAATCATCCGGGTATGTATTGGTTCCGCTACGGTAGCGGGTCTTACTACCGCAGGAATTGTGGCGCCCATGATTATTTCTTCCGGTGTAAACCCCAATTTGATGGTGCTGGCTACCGGTGCCGGCAGTCTCATGTTTTCGCACGTGAATGACGGCGGTTTCTGGATGTTCAAGGAATATTTTAACTTGTCGGTGAAAGACACCATCAAAACCTGGTCGGTAATGGAAACCATCGTTTCTGTAACGGGGCTGGCAGGTACTTTACTTTTAAGTATGATTGTATAACGTAAACATATAAACGAATAATATGACACCAACAGAAAGATTCCAGGCTTTAGGGCTGAAGCTGCCACCAGCACCCGCTCCATCAGGCGTATACAAGCCGGTGCTGATAGACGGCAAACATGTGTATGCATCGGGTCATGGCCCTGTGCAGGATGATAAAAGTCTGATCATCGGCCGTATAGGAAGGGAACTGTCCATGGAGGAAGGCAAGCTGGCCGCCCGTCAGGTGGGCCTGACCATCCTGTCTACGTTGGTAGCCAACCTCGGTAGCCTGGATAAAATAAAACGTGTGATCAAAGTATTGGGCATGGTAAACTGTGTTCCTGAGTTTGAACGTCATCCGTATATTATCAATGGTTGCAGCGAGCTGTTTGCCCAGGTATGGGGAGAAGAGAATGGAATAGGCGTGCGCAGTGCAGTGGGTTTTGGTTCTTTGCCGGATAATATCCCGGTAGAAATAGAAGCCTTGTTTGAACTGGCGTAATTATCCATCTTCCATCATAAAAATACAAAACAGCATGGAGTGGTATCAGCTTACAAACATAGACCAGATTGATTCTCCGGCTATTGTTATGTATAAGGACAGGGTAGCAGAAAACATCCGTCTTTTAACGACGATGATAGATGATGTACAACGGTTACGCCCCCACGTAAAAACGAATAAGACTGCGGAAGTAGTGAAAATGATGCAGGATGCAGGTATTCAACGTTTCAAATGTGCCACCATTGCGGAGGCTGAAATGCTGGGGATGTTGGCAGCGGCAGATGTATTGCTGGCGTATCAACCCGTAGGCCCCAAGGTGGTGCGTTTGCTGGAGTTGGTACAAAAATATCCGGGTACTGCTTTTTCCTGCCTGGTAGATAACCGCACCACTGCGGAGGCTATCAGTAAAGTGTTTGCAGCACAGTCCCGTCGGCTGCCTGTTTACATAGACCTGAATGTAGGCATGAACCGCACCGGTATCAAACCGGGAAAGGATGCACTGGCATTGTATCAATACCTGCACACCTTACCGGGTATTACACCGGCCGGACTGCATGCATACGATGGCCATCTGCATGAAACGGATATGGCTATACGAAAACAACATTGCGACGAAGCATACGCACCTGTAGCGGAATTGTCCCGTGCTATTCTTGACAGTGGCCTGCCACAACCGCAGATCATTGCAGGAGGCTCACCTACATTTCCTATACATGCGCAGCGGGCAGGCATTCAGTGCAGCCCCGGCACATTCGTATTCTGGGACTGGGGATATGCCAACAACCTACCGGAACAACCCTTTAACTGGGCCGCCGTAGTTATTACGAGAGTGATTTCTGTTATTGATGAACACCACTTATGCCTTGACCTTGGACATAAATCCATCGCTGCCGAGAGCCCGCAACCGCGTGTATATTTTCTGAATGTACCAGCGGCGCAACCAGTATCGCAAAGTGAAGAACACCTGGTGGTGGAAGTAACAGACGCTTCGCAATATCCTGTAGGCACTGTGTTCTATGGGGTACCGCTGCATATTTGTCCGACAGTAGCCTTATATGAAAGGGCGTATGTGGCTGAAAATAATTCCTGCATCGGCACCTGGCGGATTGTAGCGAGGGACAGACAACTTAGTATTTAACCAGGATTAAAGAATAATAGGATTTTTAGGATGGGCGTTATATATGTGATATTAGCGAATAATCTTCGCGATCATTATATAACGCCCATCCTAAAAATCCTATTATCCTTTAATCCTGGTCTAATAATACAATTGCGATAACACGTTGGTTTCATCGTATGTTTTGGGCTTTAATCCCATGAACTCCGTGTATTGTGTGGGGGTGAGCAGTGCTTTTAGTTTTGTCTGTAGCCCGTGTTGCATGCTGTTTACCTTGGTTTTATAGGCGGTTTCATTGCTGTGTTGTAATGGCTGGAGGGCTATTTTTTGTTGGAGGTAACGGCTAATGATGGGGAGCAGTTTTGGTTTTTGTTTGTCTGTCAGAAAAAGTGATTTATCCAGTTTGCTGAGAATGGAATTAGCGGTGCCTTCTATGTTCATGGTAGGAGCCTGCCATTCCGTGCTGATCTTCGCAGCATATACCACGGAACAAATGGCTGATAATAGCAACAGAGATACGATCAGTTTTTTCATATGTGGTGTGGATTTATGTTAGTTTACTGCTATCTAAATATACTAAATAGCCATAAACAATCCATTGGCGCTGCATCATCCGGCAATAGTTTTTCATCATTGTATAATGATATTTAGGGCCAAAAATGTAAGTAATAATGATATGGGGAGATGATTACCCTGGTAGCCTGGCCCCATCTGCTTTGGTGAGAGTGAAGAAGAGAATATATCCGGCTACGATGCCGCTCAGAAATCCGGTGAGATGTGCAGCATTGTCTATTCCTACCGCAAAGAGGGCAGCTACAAAATTCAATGCCACGAACAGGCTGATACTAACCAGGAGGGTTTTACGTGCGGAAGGCCGGAAAAGAGAGGTGGTTAATAATGCGAGAAACACGCCATAGAGCCCGAAAATAGCGCCGGATGCGCCTACGCCCACTGCACTTTTATGATACCAGATGCTGGCATAATCTGCCAGGATACCCGTCAATAGATAGGTAATTACAAATCTATATCGGCGCAGCACCGGTTCCAAGAACATGCCGACTATAAATAACCCCAGCATATTGGTAAAGAGGTGCCATAATCCTGCATGCAGGAACATACTGGTAAGCAGGCGCCAGTACTGGCTATGCATGGTAAGCGGCCAATAGTTGGCCCCCCAGTGGAGCAATTGTTCGCCGTTTCCCCACCATATATCCATACCCGTTAATGTAGTGAGCAGGAATACGATCACATTCATCCCAATCAGCAGGAGAGTTATGGGCATTGTTTTGAGTCGGGCACTGAAATCCATTCACTAAAAGTTACGGATTATTCCTGAAAGCGAAAGGGGCGTTGTGTTATTGGTATAAGTAATCGAGTGTGAGCTGTGTATCCGTCCCCAACTTCGTATATCCTTCTGTATGCAGGTGTACCCTTGCATTTTCGGGATAACCATTTCTGTTATATGCATAAAAGAACTGGATGGTTGTTTGTCGCTGGTATTCCTGTGCATATTGTTTGTACACCGATTTTTCCTTTTCGGCTACTTTAATGAGGGTAGGATTATTGGCACTGATGTGCAGCAACATGTAAGTAATATCGGCAAAGGGGCCAGCAACGGGTACCGGAGAAATTCCTGGGCCCAACAGGAGTTGGTTGACAAGCGGGCGTAAGGGGTTGGTAGAAGTATCCCATTCATAATTGGCGCTGCGTACAAAGATGCTGGTATCTTTATTTCCGCCGGTTACAGAGTCAGTACAGAGGTTTTTCCAATTGGGATTTCCATCTGTATAATCCCAACTGATGGCCTGTGTGGAATCAGAGTACTTCATAGCTACCGGTAATCCTTTCTGCCAGCTGATCTTAGCTGTCCTTACGGGTTTGTCGGTGCCATCATAATATTGTACTTCTTCAACATTGCCGTGTTTATCCCATGTTTTTACGGTGGCACGTTGCTGTATCTGTTGACGCCTGTTATCCTGGTGAGTGGCTACCATACCTGTAATACGGTTGGAGCTGTCGTAGGTGAAAGTGGTGGTGTTTGTATCATTTTCCTGGTTGTGTTTTACCAGTTCTACGAGATGTCCGTCGCTATCGTACCGGAAAGTGTATTGCGGAATCGTATCACCATGTATGGTGATGGTCGTTAAACGCAGGGGCCCGGCCTGTTTGTTTTTATTGGTACTGCATGCGGTGATGAGTACAGGTATCAGCAAACAATAAAAATATTTTTTCATACGGCGGTATAATATGAGTATGAAAATACTAATAAGATTTGAGTTTTTGTGTAGTAGCATGGCTGAGGTCCCGGAAGGAGGAAATGATGTACTCCTTCATGCTGTTATGGGAGTGGAGCAGGATAGAACAATGGATGTCCATATCCCCGGTATAAATGGATTCGTTGTGCATTTCTATATAATCAACTTTGAGATGCCTGTACCATTGTTCAAATATTTTCTTTCTACCTGCTCCTCTGCTGTCGGCACTGTCACAAACAAAAAATAGTATTTTGTCCTGATTGTTTTGCAGGTAATGAATGATAAGCCAGGTGATAGTAAATCTTACATTTATATCCAGCCTGGGTTTTCCGGTTTCCGTGATTCTATCGAACCCGAAAGTGAGTACTTCTCCGGAGAATTCGGGATAATCATGAAAATAGCTTTGCCCATCTCCAAAATAGACAGCATACACAACGTTTTGCTCCGTTGTGAATTCATAAAATCCGCTTTTTAGCTCAGAAAGTTTATAGAGGTTGAACAAACTTAATGCCTTTAGATTTTAATTCAGATAAATCACGACCGTTCGTAATGTAATCATGAATCAATTTCTTATCCTCTATCATCTTCTTCAGAATCGCGACGATTTTAGGATCAGGCTTTGATATGTTTTCTTGTGGTTTCATTGTGTTACATTACAAATATACCCCAAAAATAACTACGTAAAAAATGGCTTTTGTTAACAGCTTCTAAACGCCCGGTTTTTTTTCAAAAAAAATCCCGGACTGAATCAGCCCGGGAAATTCTTTTATTCAACAACGTTGAAATATTATTCAGCTACTACTTCAAACTGCAGTTCGGTTTCGTTGCCTTTACCGAAATCCAGGCGAGCTCTGTAAGTACCTAATTCTTT
The Chitinophaga sp. MM2321 DNA segment above includes these coding regions:
- a CDS encoding rhomboid family intramembrane serine protease; its protein translation is MPITLLLIGMNVIVFLLTTLTGMDIWWGNGEQLLHWGANYWPLTMHSQYWRLLTSMFLHAGLWHLFTNMLGLFIVGMFLEPVLRRYRFVITYLLTGILADYASIWYHKSAVGVGASGAIFGLYGVFLALLTTSLFRPSARKTLLVSISLFVALNFVAALFAVGIDNAAHLTGFLSGIVAGYILFFTLTKADGARLPG
- a CDS encoding gluconate:H+ symporter, whose amino-acid sequence is MPLLIVIAAILLLVILVTWCRLNTFLSFLIVSLLMGLALRMNIMDITQSITTGIGKILGSLIVVIVFGSMLGKLVAESGAGQKIAGVLMNMFGPRYIQWSLMLTGFIVGIPLFYNIGFVLMVPLIFTVAAQTKLPVVYLGIPMLASLSVTHGYLPPHPSPTALVQQFHASMGLTLLYGFIVAVPAIILAGPVFSRFLKHYNTSPSKMFVVEPMPEDQLPGMGVSLFAALLPVLLLAFTAIAKMLIPEASIFYSIANWLGDPLIVMLLAVLNGMYLLGLRRKMPVKKVMGIMDDAVRDVAVIILVIGGSGALTQLLHDSKVSDYIAVTLQNMHLHPLLLAWGIAAIIRVCIGSATVAGLTTAGIVAPMIISSGVNPNLMVLATGAGSLMFSHVNDGGFWMFKEYFNLSVKDTIKTWSVMETIVSVTGLAGTLLLSMIV
- a CDS encoding ABC transporter permease, producing the protein MQSLDIFSLAYRSVSGNRLRTGLTVAIIAVGITVLVGILTAIDSMKNSIYTSFASMGANSFSLRNRDMQVHIGDDNEKASKGNKNVKKVKKSNSYKPIRYQEALLFKQRYKFPATVSISFRASGIATVYKDDKKTNPNVQVIGGDESYLDISNYEISAGRNFNSLDVESGRNVAILGKDVAEKLFGKKLKDVVNNTIRVGDIRYRVVGVLATKGSSNIMSADNVVITTVNNTRRVFDRPNASYQIGVAVKDIKQMDAAQGEATGAFRIIRGLAINEEDNFVISKSDSIAEMLFASLSKVNLFAIAIAFITLFGSAIGLMNIMLVSVAERTREIGVTKALGATSHTIRTQFLYEAIIISVMGGLIGVFMGMLLGNIVSALLKSSFIIPWLWILIGVSLCAAVGLVSGIYPAYKASKLDPIIALRYE
- a CDS encoding RidA family protein, translated to MTPTERFQALGLKLPPAPAPSGVYKPVLIDGKHVYASGHGPVQDDKSLIIGRIGRELSMEEGKLAARQVGLTILSTLVANLGSLDKIKRVIKVLGMVNCVPEFERHPYIINGCSELFAQVWGEENGIGVRSAVGFGSLPDNIPVEIEALFELA
- a CDS encoding D-TA family PLP-dependent enzyme gives rise to the protein MEWYQLTNIDQIDSPAIVMYKDRVAENIRLLTTMIDDVQRLRPHVKTNKTAEVVKMMQDAGIQRFKCATIAEAEMLGMLAAADVLLAYQPVGPKVVRLLELVQKYPGTAFSCLVDNRTTAEAISKVFAAQSRRLPVYIDLNVGMNRTGIKPGKDALALYQYLHTLPGITPAGLHAYDGHLHETDMAIRKQHCDEAYAPVAELSRAILDSGLPQPQIIAGGSPTFPIHAQRAGIQCSPGTFVFWDWGYANNLPEQPFNWAAVVITRVISVIDEHHLCLDLGHKSIAAESPQPRVYFLNVPAAQPVSQSEEHLVVEVTDASQYPVGTVFYGVPLHICPTVALYERAYVAENNSCIGTWRIVARDRQLSI
- a CDS encoding DUF6169 family protein, with the translated sequence MFNLYKLSELKSGFYEFTTEQNVVYAVYFGDGQSYFHDYPEFSGEVLTFGFDRITETGKPRLDINVRFTITWLIIHYLQNNQDKILFFVCDSADSRGAGRKKIFEQWYRHLKVDYIEMHNESIYTGDMDIHCSILLHSHNSMKEYIISSFRDLSHATTQKLKSY